The Limanda limanda chromosome 13, fLimLim1.1, whole genome shotgun sequence region GTCTTCTCCGCAATTACTGGGCCATCGTTTAACCTACACTAGTTTCTATCTCAAAGGCTCACTTACTAAGTTGCACACAACTTCATAAACCCATTGGACTGGTTGTGGGCTAAAGTAATCCACTAGTTCTGCCAGTTTTCCAACTAAACAAATACCTTCAACAACCAAGGCTCATTGTTGGGCCCACAAATTAAACAGCACCTTATATTCAAAGCCCAGAAAACGATGTAGGTGAAGGCTGGTCAAAATGATGACTACTCTTCTACAGCACAGAACTGTGTTTTAACAGAGAAGAGCCCCATACTACACTTACAATGCCACGCAACCCATGAGGGAAACTCCTAATCTGTTCTTTTTGCcagtaaattaaaaaagacTTTGCACTGCAAAGTGGTGGTGGGGACTGTTACTAATCTTTAACTACTATACAGTTTGCTCAGTGATATAAAAGAAGAGGCATACCCACCATGTACATGAGGATGTCTCTGATCATAACCATGGCCGTTTGATGGTCATTCCAGGCCTGATTCAGTGTTTGCAGAAAGTTGTTATTTAAAGAGTTAAGGACATCTCCCCGGAcctgaaaatacaaacacatcagATCAGGTCAATGGACGACAATGATGATTGTGAGGAACCTAATTGTTAGTAAATGCGATAACCATAGGTCACTCACAGTCAACTTGTGAACTTAATGCTTGATAAAAGAGGTATACACTTAACATCATCAAACTATCCTTTAGGTGCATTGTTTGCCTTCAATGGACAGTGTTCTGTAAATTATCCATAAAAAGAGCAGCATTAGAGAAGAATGTATCTATTTACTGTGTTGATGAGGTGCTCAGTGATGACCCCCCTCAGGCCTGTGTAGAGCTTCTCTCCATGCTTGTGGAGCACCATGATGTAGGCAACCGTGTGCAGCTCCACAAAGGTTAGCCCACAGTTGTTCTTCCTCTGGATCTCCTGGATGGCATTCTTTAGAACGCCCCAGTATTTGTCCACATTCTTGTCGTCCATCGCCTTCTACGAGTGAgcacacagatgaagatgtgtTTATCATTTTTTACAACATGCAAGCTAAGTAGATGAGGGCAGTGATGTCAAGGCTGGCAAGAACAAAAATATTTGGGTTGTATGTCCTGGGAAAGCCCAGGACTGTGTACATGTACACAGGCCGGTAGCTGGGATTTAAGCAATACTGAGGTCCAATTTCTGGAGGCTGAAGGGCAGCATCCCCGGAATTCCTGGGGGGATTTCCCCGATCTAAATATTCACAGTTTAAGATGTCTGGAGAGCAACTATTGGATATCAGTAGCTACcatctgcagcgatggtttcgGTGTCTGTCCTATTTTTTCCCTCTCACCAGGAGCTAATCGGGCCATAAACAAACTGAAGATTGATttgaaacaatataaaatatatattatatgtgatataaatgatcaaatatgcatccccaTACTTTTGGTTTCCCTGCTGTTCTCCTTGAGTTTCCATGATGACAtttccccatctgcccccccacacacacaatgtgctgATGATCAAACAGGGGAGCACATCCTATTTGTGCTTTGTACAAGTTAATTTTAGGCAGTTAAGTCACTCCAGACCTCGTGTCCTCAATGGTAGCTATGGCCATAAATGTTCATGAACTTCTGGAGTTACCTTGGACATGTTAACTATGGCTTCAAGTCTTAGCTCTGTAGCTAACACTTTATGACAGTGTGTCTATAACAGCTTGATTCAAACCACTGCTGTAATAAAACACAGCCCACCACTATCATTGTCCTAATGTTACTCGCAGACTGACTGCAACTTGGCTAACATTTAGGACGCTAACACCCAGGCGTGCTTCCAGCTAGCTACTGTCTGATCGTCTCTAACTGGAGAAGTTTTCCTACATATGCTaacattagatagatagattactttattcatacccgaagggaaattaagtcgtcattaGTTCATATCAGCCAATTACTCCAATGTCAAaccaaacattttacaaatttaaACACACTGAACCAGTTAAAATGCTTTGAGTATCACATTTTGTGTCTTGGTGTCTATGGAGCCAGTGAAATACTTACAGGCGAGTCTTGTAACTTCCTTTTGGTGGTGTTGGGCATGGTAAGTCCGGTCGGTTTCTGGTTCCGAAGCTGATTTAAAGACTAAATGAAAGGCAGCTGCTGGTGTTAGCTTTCTGTGCCAGGGAAACTCGGTGAACTCCTCTTTGGGAATTGGGTTGCGTCAGTGAGTGTGCTGTGTTGCTGTCACTTACCCTCTTCAAACTCTTCCCTGTTGCTTTTTTATCAATGTAGAAATTTTGTAGGAGTCGACTGCTACGCGTACAGGTGAAAATCCTACAGGTCAGTTTTTTGGAAGGTGGGCTAGCATCCATTTGCATTTCCATCatctatatctttttttttgcttgcaTGATAGGAAGATCAAAGGTCCTACTGTAGGGTCTACATCAAAGAGTAATTCCGATGTCTGATTAACCTAGAAAAAGCCTTTGTAGAGCCTGCATTACTATTCCACGTTTTCTTTaacctagaatgggccctttatatttaaatgctttatCTTTACATTGGGAGCAGATCCTCTCATGTTTTCTACAGTCATCCTACCATGTTTTTAACAGtggtccaaactggacaaacaaaagaccttttgagtttttaactCAAGTCTAAGTAACTGAAgcctaccacaggttctcttgtttggaaggggagggtgagatgaggggcattcagctgcaacatgcaacctcaccactagatgtcactaaattctacacactcaACCATGAAGGACAAATGAACAGAGCTCACCGAGATATGGACTTGTTGCAATGTTAGACGGAGTAAACATGCTAAGTGTTGTACTGTTGTATTGTATGTAAAGACTGCTGAATCAGCATCTGACCTTTTTTGCACTTGGAGAAGCCAAAAAGAATCAGCTTATCATTGGGCCTTCCCATTATTACTTGATCCTGTCTGCTTGGATGCCTCCGTGCACAGTATCTCTAAATGGCCTAGCCAtatagaaaaaaattaaataatcaaaacattTATACCTAACCTTGCCCCCGCTGCTATTGGGTTTGTGGATGAGTGTATTTTCGCTCCTTCGCGTTTCTGTCTCATCTCACCTTGCTAGTAAGTCAATTAatctatttaaattaaattataacaaGAGACGAGATTCAAGACAATGTGTTGTCTCCAGGTGTTGTCTCCAGGGTTTTGTCTTCAGGTGTTTCAGTTCTTTCTCAGTGATGCAGATGTTAACGCGTTATAATAAATCTACCGATCGTCTACAAACAGTTCGGTCACAGTCGATCTCAGCTCACTCAGCTTGTCCGTGGTAACTATGGGTACCAATTGTAGTGTTTCCAACATTATTCTCTGCTTCATCTGCTTGACATTTAtcttaaatttcattcattctggtcctaaaaacaaacacagaaacccTGTTGAACAGTAAAAAAAGGATTTGacacagaaatgttttattcctCCACAAACGTCTTTATTGTCGTGAATCTAAACTTGGAATGTTGAGTAAAGGCCGAATGAGGAAGGAGTAaaagtagaaaaagaaaatcgtTGAAAGTCACATTCCCCTCTGACTCCTTTCTTGAGCTTATCGTCGACGAAGAGTGAAAGATACTCTAGAGAGCGAGAATAGAATTTGAGGAAATACTCAAAGTCGCCAGCTATGGTTTGTTTGAAGAGTCTGTCATTGTTGAATGACTCGAGGAGGAAACGGTCAAATCGTGTCTTCAGGTCTAGCAGGTCCTGGTGAGGAGAAAATTACAGAAAACTGATATGatcttaccctaaccctaacccatttgCATTCCCACCATCTATATCTTTTTCTTTGCTTGCGTGATAGGAAATTCAAAGGTCATACTGTAGGGTCTACATCAAAGAGTAATTCCGATGTTGGATTAACCTAGAAAAAGGCTTTGTAGATGCTGCATTACGTTTTCTTTAACCTAGaaatgactcagcaggttgaATAGCAAACAGGAAAAAGGGAGAGTGATTCATCATTCATTCAGTTACTTATTTCTCCTATCCTGCCGCCACTAAAATATCAATTAATAAACAAGATAAGGGAGAAGGGCAATTAGCACTATGGGGCTGTAGAGTTAGACAGCTCATTGGCTTTCCGTTGACTCTGAGAACATATTGAATgaagcatttatgttttttattaatcccagaaaaagataaatattgaaataaataagacaatcaAACCTGATGTGACCACTGATACATAATCCTCAGTTAAACAGACACCACCActgctcagtttcttttcatAGATGTCTTGAAAATAAGATATTTCGTAATTATTGTCATTCTAGagttgtgttgtgcaatagaagGGTGACTCGATGTTggctaattatcaataatcatggaatatgattattgaaacaataaagattatttatctaaaaataattacattattaattgaagatgatcagtaatcaaataacaataaaactattaatgagtaaataaggaagtttaacaattaagaattattaaatcattaatttgagaataataaagtttatcaattaagaataattaaataatcaatgaaAAACCTAAGAATAATCAATGAATAACaactattaatgaaaaacaagtaattatcaattagaaagtacaagctatcaattaacaatgttaaggttatcaaccaagaataatgaaataattaatcaaaacaataaaattatcaatttaagaataatactatctatattaatactcgaagagggcaccaccctggtaaacAGGGACCAACAACTtagtctataaatatcagtctcatctgataaaattaaattgataatctcaatatttgATATTAAGGATTATATAATTAACGGTGAAGGCTTGAGTTCGAGCACTGGCTATAGTTATCCAACTGTGTTCACAATatcatgcacaaataatcacaagatccaaatactttaagtataaaagaggatttattaaaaagatataaaagtcaATGTTGTTCAAAATGATTCTTCACTTAACACAATCCGCTATACACAATACAGCCACATCACATTCACCACAATATATCACACTGCAATACTTCTGATAAAGCTGTGTtggtatgtgtatgtgtgtgtgtgagtatgtgtgtgtgtgtgtgtgtgtgtgtgtctgtgtgtgggagagagagaggaagaaggggggtcGATGACTCACGAGTCTTAAGAGGGCCGGCTTAACCCTGGTGGTTGACTACAAAATCGGTGATGTAATAAGCCAGAACTACAACTCAAGATGGCGGAGTCGCCTAAGAAGTTTAGAGTCCTGAATGGAAGCAGGCCTCGATGTGTATTACAGTCGAtcgccgccggaccacgtggcTTAGAATCAGACTGATCAAAGATGGCCGACTTGAACCCACGTGAGACAAAGGCTGAGTGAGAACAAAGGAATTCTTTATCTTAGCTTTAGCCGAATGGCGTCGAGGGCTTAGAGCCAAGATGGTCAAAGATGGCCGACTCAAACACTCGTGAGACAAAggctgagagaggaaaaatggggttctttgtctttgtttagctCTAGAGCCGAACGGCGTCGAGGTGCGTTCAGTGGCCCTGGGTATCAGAATGGCTATGTAtaaggtgactgtgtgtgtgtgtgtgtttgaggatgtgtgtgtcggCGGATGTGaaagaacaacagagagagagagagagagagagagagaacaagcaGTAACACAGATCGGAGATGATCTTAAAAACGCCGTCAGAGGCGATCTCACAGTGAAACCGGCAAACTCAGTGAGGCCGACCTGAAGGGAGCCGAATCAAACCGGAAGCGCCGGGTCGTCACCGCgcgcttttcacaataagatcgACACGGCGGTCTTTCTATCAATTTACACTCAAATAAGACACACTAAGtgttacgccccctggtggctcgtagctggacataacataaatgcaacaggtctgaataagtgagggtgcaatcacacaaaacacaagaccagatataagataaagacagtatttatttagacaaagcaacacagggatcaacaaggactaacagtggcaccaaagaaaaagaacacaaagaaatcccccccccctttacaggtgcttagcacccaaaagtacagcgggtggtgctcactctaacctgaggtattaacaaacagtaaacctacgtgagtgtgatatgtaaaccccggagtatcttacctatccttgtagtccctgtgcgcacaacaaacaaagtaaacaaagacaaaagacaaaacaaaagtaggctgctacaacttaaactactggtaaaaactcactcaagacaccagcaaacatcaggaccaaacaaaacaatcagcgctctgacacagctcaccacaaaagcctcctctcgccaacaaaacaaacacaggactatttaaaggggaagggttgacgagagatctgtcacaggtggggtgattggaagattggatgcaggtgagatgagcggccataatacttcttcttctggccacttcacgggcacgtcctgcccgagagctcccccttccagtcactggaggcatcaccagtctataaggacttgggaacaaaacaacaacacaagacagaacacaacacatgtatacatacaggacatacagaacactgtccgtaacactaagtataaaactaaactatGCCCAGACATATGTCTCTTACTTCGTGTTGCTTCGCGGGGTTTCGTGCACGACCGTGGTAGCGCGAATCccggaaggaggaagtggatggtTTCCTGGCCTCGGAGCGATGATCACGGAGCCGCGGAGGCGGCGGTGAGATGACGCCGGGCCGAAACGGAGAGGATGCTTTTCGTTCTCCTTGGCAAAGTCTGTGCCCGTCTGCAGGAAGGGACACCCGTGTCCGGATTGTCCGTAGATGGCGGGGGAAATGTCTCTGAGCTCGGCCCGCGAGTGAGGGGATTCTCTGCCGCgctctcttcaaaataaaagcaactttaaaaaagaagcttattcaaaataaaagctttgaggaaaaataaggaaaaataagctTACGATGTACTAAAGAAGAATAAGTTAAGCTTAAACTGGATTAGAAAAAGGTAGCTTTAGACTAAAAGTGAACTACAAAAAGATAAGTTTTAGAAGTAAGACttaagaaaggtcaaacagctgcaagatgtgtttcctttgtgttctCTACACTAAGAACTAAACTGAGATGCTAGCTCTACTGTATCTGGAACCGGAAAGAAAGATTTTAGATGAGTCTGAAGTTAAATAGTATCTGTGAACTGGCTCCCCCCCTCTGGCGGGGCTAAAGGTCTCAGGCCAATAGGGGGGTCAGAGATCAAATCTGAGGCGCGGctagagacacagcaggggtcactgtAGTTTGGGGGAGCTCAAACttttccctccagaatactgtaACATGGATTGGAATGTCACACAAGGCCTCAGGTCTGTGGCCTCTTTGTCCCTGGTAGGCCCAACAGTTGCAACTATAAATTAAGGGAACaaattgtttcatcaacaaagaCACTGGAAAAGGAACACTGTGCTGAGCTTTACTCTTCTTGAAGCTGTGCCTAACAAAACACACTAGATGGCACCACGTAAatacttatttcaaacttttgtgaACAGAAAATCGAAAACATCTATCAttaccagaaaaacaaaaaagtctcaaggggcattatgaaaaacacaacaggaagcccgccattttgcatttagtagccattatctttttattagacttttatacttggaaacacattcgattcttaaaggagaacacacaatgtcattgaatctcacgaaccaaTAAAGCattgttttaaacaaacatatttaatcatatgaactagttcaaaacacacattcattctgtgCAAGGAACgaactttaaccttaaaatgacatgaaggacattatgaaaaatagatacattatgtagaaatcagcagaaacatatataaacacaaatctttcgtGGTATTCAATGCGTTATATTTTCTGGGtacataaaaactgttaatagtctatttaaaacattgaactatgaatatgtttaatatgaataactgctgataaatcctaataaatcttttgttgcaaaggttgcaactgaatcacttctctcctttatgaatcctcacatgtctcTTACAATAGGACTGActcttaaatcttttaccacactcagagcagctaaacggtttctctccagtatgactcctcatatgtgtatttcgATTGCACCTATGGCTAAAtattttaccacactcagagcaactaaacggtttctctccagtatgaatcctcatatgtgtatttagatggctCCTTTGGCTAAATCTTTTATCACACTGGGCGCAACTAAacagtttctctcctgtatggctcgtcatatgtctatttagacgGCACCTATGGCTAAATGTTTTACCACACACAgtgcaactaaacggtttctctcctgtatgattCCTCAAATGtctatttagattgcccctttggttaaaactttcaccacactcagagcatcTAAACGggttctctcctgtatgactcctcatatgtgaaATTAGGTTGAACCTATGGTTAAATCTTtgaccacactcagagcaactaaatgctttctctcctgtatgaatcctcatatgtctatttagactgcccctttggttaaatattttaccacactcagagcaactaaacggtttatCTCCTGTATGAAgcctcatatgtatatttagatggcccctatggttaaatattttaccacactcagagcatgttaacgattttttttctgtcttacatcccatatcactaagaggctgtttgttatttctagTATTTAAAGCAGTCTGAGGTTCCTTGGTCTCcctccaatcatcctcactgtcttcagtctcagaagagtcttcagtcttgtcctcagtatcttgttgtaaacgtccatcaggacctgagttcctggctggttctggtcctccacagaccgctctgttctccttcgtctcactcgaatgaagctttgacgatttaagtttctcttcatcttctacacTATTCACAGAGaaaggagtcaatgtgaacttgatatcagcctcctccagtccttgaagctgctgtccatctttagtggtccacggttcctcctgttcctctttaatgttggggggctctgggtcttcctggtccacaagggagctccactgctgctgctcagggggaacctgTTCTTTGTTCACCATtggttgctggacgtctgcaggacacactgaaacacaaatacacaggtTTATCATAttagagtttcctgaagtgttctgaaaaacttgtgttgtttcGTTTAATGAtgactgttgtgattttttatCGATCACATTCGGGAAGGagagatgttgaggtcgtttacagtt contains the following coding sequences:
- the LOC133017500 gene encoding oocyte zinc finger protein XlCOF20-like, with translation MLTERLAAAEEEILAGLEETVAGYEDRVEQSERKIRRQRRLIDAVMEPIVRLHTAVCPADVQQPMDTEDKTEDSSETEDSEDDWRETKEPQTALNTRNNKQPLSDMGCKTEKKSLTCSECGKIFNHRGHLNIHMRLHTGDKPFSCSECGKIFNQRGSLNRHMRIHTGEKAFSCSECGQRFNHRFNLISHMRSHTGENPFRCSECGESFNQRGNLNRHLRNHTGEKPFSCTVCGKTFSHRCRLNRHMTSHTGEKLFSCAQCDKRFSQRSHLNTHMRIHTGEKPFSCSECGKIFSHRCNRNTHMRSHTGEKPIQERGRESPHSRAELRDISPAIYGQSGHGCPFLQTGTDFAKENEKHPLRFGPASSHRRLRGSVIIAPRPGNHPLPPSGIRATTVVHETPRSNTK